Proteins from a single region of Ziziphus jujuba cultivar Dongzao chromosome 1, ASM3175591v1:
- the LOC107434632 gene encoding uncharacterized protein LOC107434632, with amino-acid sequence MDTVVGSLIYIKARRVTELFPPSFRKLFRSWELHAMVLVSLTLQIILIVFGDCRKRSNRVWTRIVLWTAYLMADWVATVALGVILDNLVEAVEGIGQGGRLDPDVELTAFWAPFLLLHLGGPDTVTAYSLEDNELWLRHLLGLGVETGVALYITILAWTGSRLSFLSLLMLCAGIIKYGERTWSLREASNEVFRASMVTQPDPGPNYAKFMQEYGLKQYEGFEVKKEEITDGQVAASRTSDQDQNNPYQDELEQLIAYDLLQAFKRLFVDLVLGVDDRERSRSSFLAIETDKDKAYRLIEMELGFAYDMLYTKAPLIHSKRGWILRSISVSCSCAVLVFFSLADHKKCSNSDLIITYLLSGAAILLEVLAVLLLISSDWTVLWLGQHLDEQKPNSCLKLPKPSRWSKSMLQFDALSFYLKDKHIFCGEMLKHLCFYKVLEKHYYTKHRDVCSDLKELIFDHLKTKAKRAPDVATTTTHIRDIISCRGSQVLEEYHHTDVKWSVEVNFDQSILIWHIATYLCYSEDHPRTTEDSETSNEKKYRKLSKRLSQYMLYLLLMRPSMLPVGIGMIRFQDTEAEFVKLFEGSEFSSSVAKSQRNIFSWVMRCYPNATRNSKADKRSEACKRLRKVNTEIDPVKVKGDRSRSVLFEGCRLASQLQQGPLKCNKEKWEMISNVWVEMLAYAASQCRGNYHAQQLRRGGELLTHVWLLMAHFGLTEQFQVSKGHAGVEFV; translated from the coding sequence ATGGATACTGTTGTTGGCAGCTTGATCTACATAAAGGCGAGGAGAGTCACTGAGCTTTTTCCTCCAAGTTTCAGGAAACTGTTTAGAAGCTGGGAGCTGCACGCCATGGTTTTAGTCAGCCTCACCTTGCAGATAATTCTCATCGTCTTTGGAGATTGCAGGAAACGTTCAAACCGCGTGTGGACGAGAATTGTGCTGTGGACTGCCTATTTAATGGCTGATTGGGTAGCAACTGTTGCCCTCGGTGTCATTTTGGACAATCTTGTGGAAGCAGTCGAAGGCATTGGCCAAGGTGGAAGACTGGATCCGGACGTCGAGCTAACTGCATTCTGGGCACCATTTCTTCTGTTACACTTGGGAGGTCCTGACACTGTTACAGCTTATTCATTGGAAGACAATGAGCTGTGGTTAAGGCACCTTCTTGGACTAGGAGTAGAAACAGGAGTGGCGCTGTACATTACCATTCTGGCATGGACAGGCTCTCGACTCTCTTTCCTATCCCTTCTGATGTTATGTGCAGGAATTATCAAATATGGGGAGAGAACATGGTCTCTAAGAGAGGCAAGCAACGAAGTATTCAGAGCCTCCATGGTCACTCAACCTGATCCTGGTCCCAATTACGCCAAATTTATGCAGGAATATGGCTTAAAACAGTATGAGGGGTTCGAGGTTAAAAAGGAAGAGATAACTGATGGCCAGGTTGCTGCTAGTAGAACTTCTGACCAAGACCAAAATAATCCCTATCAGGATGAATTAGAACAGCTTATAGCATATGACTTATTACAAGCTTTTAAGCGTCTTTTTGTAGATCTCGTCCTTGGTGTTGATGATCGGGAAAGAAGTCGATCTTCATTCTTGGCAATTGAAACCGATAAAGATAAAGCTTACAGACTGATAGAGATGGAACTCGGGTTTGCGTATGACATGCTGTATACCAAGGCGCCACTGATACATTCAAAGCGGGGATGGATTCTCCGCTCCATCAGTGTTTCATGCTCTTGTGCTGTGCTGGTTTTCTTCTCACTGGCTGACCACAAAAAGTGCTCAAATAGTGATCTGATCATCACATACCTGTTATCAGGTGCTGCTATTCTTCTAGAGGTACTTGCGGTACTCTTACTGATTTCCTCTGACTGGACTGTTCTTTGGTTGGGCCAGCACTTGGATGAGCAAAAACCCAACTCTTGTTTAAAACTCCCAAAACCTTCAAGATGGTCAAAGTCCATGTTACAGTTTGATGCATTGAGCTTTTACCTTAAAGACAAACACATTTTCTGTGGTGAAATGCTGAAGCACCTTTGCTTTTATAAGGTGCTAGAGAAACATTACTACACAAAGCATAGGGATGTATGCAGTGATTTGAAAGAACTGATTTTTGATCATCTCAAAACGAAAGCTAAGCGTGCACCGGACGTGGCAACAACAACCACACATATCAGAGACATCATTTCCTGCCGCGGAAGCCAAGTACTAGAAGAGTACCATCATACTGATGTTAAATGGAGTGTCGAGGTTAATTTTGATCAGAGCATTCTGATCTGGCATATCGCTACATATCTCTGTTACTCGGAGGATCATCCAAGAACTACAGAAGATTCAGAaacttcaaatgaaaaaaaatacagaaaactGAGCAAAAGGTTATCGCAATATATGTTATATCTCCTACTCATGCGTCCTTCCATGTTGCCTGTGGGTATTGGGATGATAAGATTCCAAGATACCGAAGCGGagtttgtaaaattatttgaaGGATCCGAGTTCAGCTCTTCTGTTGCTAAATCTCAGAGAAACATTTTCTCGTGGGTTATGAGATGTTATCCAAACGCTACTAGAAATTCCAAAGCAGATAAAAGATCCGAAGCCTGTAAGAGGTTGCGGAAGGTGAATACTGAAATTGACCCGGTAAAAGTAAAAGGGGACAGAAGTAGATCTGTGCTGTTTGAAGGTTGTAGGCTAGCCTCACAGTTGCAGCAAGGGCCTCTAAAGTGTAATAAGGAGAAGTGGGAAATGATTAGCAATGTGTGGGTGGAGATGCTGGCTTACGCTGCGAGCCAGTGCAGAGGGAATTATCACGCTCAGCAGTTGAGAAGGGGTGGAGAACTTCTTACTCATGTCTGGCTTCTAATGGCACATTTTGGTTTAACTGAACAGTTCCAGGTATCAAAAGGGCATGCAGGAGTTGAGTTTGTTTAA
- the LOC107434784 gene encoding disease resistance protein RPM1 encodes MAHKSPLHEEDTIVECDLATTEADLQLSSVIKELENVIAESEQVFGRPTLLKRKVDEWANKLRNLRRHSRELFARQQNLGHNFIWEKPHYGFEEQVLRLAYSVEAATFSFLYRREMRDRREQQQGRRPFTGILLQLFNGISKHFVKEMEKAVNRFTSATIVDDSTSIREIQRNLSAGTDTLQPQLYYVRFQEEEPPKVYNLWGYVSILGANADATADVAGKIYSQARKQMEFQICARVNLSPKYDNHDDVIKDIYTTIVKQQDSSLVSTRLGVKIDMVHSLAFEQLCEKVKKWLQSCSFIIFLDHEFRDFWSKIESSIETLFPIDTGQISTVIFRTCDIQASEFTRVIEVVEPAISSQDGWVLLDKSLKKGGIQLDALINQTTEKDVLDKMIRKMCEDFPLAVTMLPRLNFTNKLRYDESISSTLPRSIIFDFLYQTLVPRIRLCYLYMGIFPKEFDIPVRRIFILWSVERLVIQDLDLSKTPEDLALSYLKELEKREMISIKMKNGRPKTCRVSSHMHRLISRKAMDLGIFYVHTSKDNEPKFSVGRLAEHGDTIKSHNFLDDNFTQRLHAYISLIRKQNTPAWQVGVFLNKLVAKRRFGLLRVLDLENVYKPSLPAETIRKLVLLTYLGLRRTFLDSLPDSVGTLQYLEILDMKHTNIIALPTTIWKAENLKHIYMNQVQFDMSIQEGFPLSTSLTNLQTLWGLSIGSNIELVNWLSKLLSLRKLSLTFPPEKAEEIADTVSKLTNLQSLRLRSIDDSAQPPKLRLPVMTGLQELSQLYLVGDLSYLNETPNEFSFPPNLKVLTLTGSHLIGDYPIRALGKLPKLTILKFYGHSYLGCRIIIQLNEFQQLEEMKLWNLVELEKLEIQKGAMSNNLKELDIRSCPNMNYIKGLKHLAGGLLRIRKMPADFENEVKSEVDKDNLSVKVQVDKSEDQHELENATNSSER; translated from the exons atggcGCACAAAAGCCCGTTACATGAAGAAGATACAATAGTAGAATGTGATTTGGCAACGACGGAAGCTGATCTACAACTTTCAAGTGTCATAAAAGAGCTAGAGAATGTAATAGCCGAGTCAGAGCAAGTTTTTGGTCGACCAACATTACTAAAACGTAAAGTAGATGAATGGGCTAACAAGCTCAGAAACTTGAGGAGGCATTCCAGAGAGTTATTTGCCAGACAACAAAATTTGGGCCACAATTTTATCTGGGAAAAACCTCATTACGGTTTTGAGGAACAAGTTCTTCGACTTGCTTACTCTGTTGAAGCCGCCACATTTTCCTTCCTCTACAGAAGAGAAATGCGAGACAGGAGAGAACAGCAGCAGGGTCGACGTCCATTTACTGGTATTCTTCTTCAACTCTTTAACGGGATTTCAAAGCATTTCGTCAAAGAAATGGAGAAGGCCGTGAATCGCTTCACTTCTGCGACCATTGTCGATGATTCTACATCTATTCGCGAAATCCAACGCAACCTCTCTGCCGGCACAGATACACTGCAGCCGCAATTATACTATGTTCGTTTTCAAGAAGAAGAACCgcccaaagtgtataatttgtggggTTACGTATCAATTCTGGGTGCTAATGCAGATGCAACAGCAGATGTTGCCGGAAAGATATACTCACAAGCTCGAAAACAGATGGAGTTTCAAATCTGTGCTCGGGTTAATTTGAGCCCAAAATATGACAACCACGACGACGTTATCAAAGATATCTACACTACCATAGTCAAACAACAGGATTCGTCACTGGTGTCTACTCGTTTGGGAGTAAAGATTGACATGGTCCATAGCCTGGCTTTCGAACAGTTGTGTGAGAAAGTGAAGAAGTGGTTGCAAAGCTGCTCGTTCATCATATTCCTGGATCATGAATTTCGGGATTTCTGGTCGAAAATCGAATCCAGCATCGAAACGCTGTTTCCAATCGACACAGGACAGATTAGTACGGTGATATTCAGAACCTGTGATATACAAGCATCAGAGTTTACAAGGGTTATTGAAGTGGTTGAACCAGCTATAAGTTCTCAAGATGGTTGGGTATTGCTCGATAAGTCCTTGAAAAAGGGTGGGATTCAATTAGATGCTTTGATTAACCAAACAACAGAGAAAGATGTTCTCGACAAAATGATCAGGAAAATGTGTGAAGATTTTCCTCTAGCAGTCACTATGTTGCCTCGCCTCAACTTTACCAACAAGCTAAGGTACGACGAATCAATTAGCTCTACACTTCCAAGGTCGATAATCTTTGATTTCCTATATCAAACGCTGGTTCCAAGGATAAGACTTTGTTATCTTTATATGGGGATTTTCCCCAAAGAATTTGATATTCCGGTTAGAAGAATATTCATACTATGGAGTGTAGAGCGTCTGGTTATACAGGATTTGGATCTTTCAAAGACTCCTGAAGATTTGGCACTGAGTTATCTAAAGGAACTTGAAAAAAGGGAAATGATATCTATAAAGATGAAAAACGGACGCCCTAAGACGTGCCGTGTATCATCACATATGCACAGACTCATTTCAAGAAAGGCGATGGATCTTGGAATTTTTTACGTCCATACCTCGAAGGACAATGAGCCGAAGTTCAGTGTTGGACGGCTTGCAGAACATGGTGACACGATCAAGAGCCACAACTTTTTAGATGATAATTTCACACAGCGCCTTCATGCTTACATATCTTTAATCAGGAAGCAGAATACACCAGCATGGCAGGTAGGTGTTTTTCTTAACAAACTTGTTGCCAAAAGAAGGTTTGGATTGCTGAGAGTGCTTGATCTAGAAAACGTTTACAAACCATCACTACCTGCAGAAACAATTAGAAAACTCGTCTTGCTGACATACTTAGGCTTGAGGAGGACTTTTTTGGATTCACTTCCTGATTCAGTTGGTACCCTGCAATACTTGGAGATTTTAGATATGAAACACACTAATATTATCGCTTTGCCTACCACCATTTGGAAGGCAGAGAACCTTAAACATATCTATATGAATCAAGTCCAGTTTGATATGTCCATCCAGGAAGGCTTTCCTCTTTCTACCAGTTTAACCAACCTGCAGACCTTGTGGGGGCTGTCTATAGGTAGCAACATAGAATTGGTGAATTGGTTGAGCAAGTTGCTTAGCCTCAGAAAATTGAGTTTGACATTTCCTCCTGAAAAAGCAGAGGAAATAGCTGACACGGTTTCCAAACTCACCAATCTTCAATCCTTGAGATTGAGATCCATTGATGATTCAGCCCAACCTCCAAAACTCAGGCTCCCAGTCATGACAGGGCTTCAGGAGCTCTCCCAATTGTATTTGGTGGGAGATTTATCATATCTTAATGAAACTCCTAATGAGTTTAGCTTTCCACCCAACTTGAAAGTCCTCACTTTGACAGGGTCTCATCTAATTGGGGATTACCCCATAAGAGCTCTGGGAAAGCTGCCCAAACTTACCATCCTAAAGTTTTATGGCCATTCGTATTTAGGATGTAGAATTATCATCCAACTGAATGAATTCCAACAATTGGAAGAGATGAAACTGTGGAATCTGGTGGAACTGGAGAAATTGGAAATTCAAAAAGGAGCAATGTCCAATAATCTTAAAGAATTAGACATCAGATCCTGTCCTAATATGAATTATATCAAAGGACTGAAGCACTTGGCTGGTGGCCTGCTAAGAATACGAAAAATGCCTGCAGATTTTGAAAATGAAGTTAAAAGTGAAGTGGACAAAGATAATTTATCTGTTAAAGTACAA GTTGATAAATCAGAGGACCAGCATGAGTTGGAAAATGCGACAAACTCATCAGAGAGGTAA